From Vigna unguiculata cultivar IT97K-499-35 chromosome 5, ASM411807v1, whole genome shotgun sequence, the proteins below share one genomic window:
- the LOC114185940 gene encoding tyrosine-protein phosphatase DSP5 isoform X1, with protein MGLIVEVENGDDNDAVLVPPPNFAMVEDCIFRSGFPTSSNLPFLQTLNLRSIIYLCPEPYPEENLEFLRSQNIRLFQFAIEGKTDISTPILKDSVMDALKVLIDVRNHPVLIHCKRGKHRTGCLVGCLRKLQNWCLSSVFEEYQRFAGAKSRTMDLTFIEMFDILSLSQCLYSIIYQYHGYGSKKRRLLYKDENLQKPRLTSF; from the exons ATGGGGTTGATCGTGGAGGTCGAGAACGGCGACGACAACGACGCCGTTCTGGTTCCGCCCCCTAACTTCGCCATGGTCGAGGACTGCATTTTCCGATCCGGCTTTCCTACCTCCTCCAATTTACCCTTtctccaaaccctaaaccttcgCTCCATCAT ATACCTGTGCCCTGAGCCTTATCCTGAGGAAAATCTAGAGTTCCTTCGGTCGCAGAATATTCGGCTCTTTCAATTTGCAATTGAGGGGAAAAcg GATATTTCTACCCCTATTCTGAAGGATTCTGTCATGGATGCACTGAAAGTTCTAATTG ATGTGAGAAATCACCCTGTTTTGATCCACTGCAAGCGAGGAAAG CATAGAACTGGTTGCCTTGTTGGTTGCTTGCGAAAATTACAGAATTGGTGTTTGTCTTCTGTATTTGAGGAGTACCAACGATTTGCTGGTGCTAAATCCAGGACAATGGACTTAACATTTATAGAAATGTTTGACATTCTAAGCCTGAGCCAGTGCCTTTACAGCATAATCTACCAGTACCATGGATATGGTTCAAAAAAGCGTCGGTTGTTGTACAAAGATGAGAATTTACAGAAGCCCCGATTGACATCATTTTAG
- the LOC114184991 gene encoding CRIB domain-containing protein RIC4 — protein MRQRMERLVILPFSAGCISEASVAVGLPQPRRSKPDTNSSPPTIKGAKGVEDSETLSGENMKNSLRLLDVVPKPNLSNGFNRLFKGFKNFSQLFVEKDEYEEMEIDMEIGCPTDVQHVTHIGWDGIATSNNDPLIPPQLLSLSSQSLQHQKFQTSSSSPN, from the exons ATGAGACAAAGAATGGAAAGGCTTGTGATTCTTCCTTTCTCTGCTGGTTGCATCTCTGAGGCCAGTGTTGCTGTTGGTCTTCCTCAACCCAGAAGATCAAAACCAGACACCAATTCATCACCTCCTACAATAA AAGGAGCAAAGGGTGTTGAGGATTCAGAGACTTTGTCTGGTGAAAACATGAAGAACTCGTTGAGGTTGCTGGACGTTGTTCCAAAGCCTAACCTTTCCAATGGCTTCAACAGACTGTTCAAGGGTTTCAAGAATTTCTCTCAATTGTTTG TGGAGAAAGATGAATATGAAGAAATGGAAATAGACATGGAAATAGGGTGTCCAACAGATGTGCAGCATGTCACACACATTGGTTGGGATGGCATTGCAACTTCTAATAATGACCCTCTCATTCCTCCACAACTCCTCTCTCTATCGTCTCAATCTCTTCAACatcaaaaatttcaaacatcATCGTCATCTCCTAATTAA
- the LOC114184990 gene encoding photosystem I reaction center subunit XI, chloroplastic yields MAASSPMAIQLKSTFTRTLVSPKGLSSSSPLPLFPSRRHSTFTVKAIQSEKPTYQVIQPINGDPFIGSLETPVTSSPLIAWYLSNLPAYRTAVSPLLRGIEVGLAHGYLLVGPFVKAGPLRNTEYAGAAGSLAAGGLVVILSIVLTIYGISSFNEGDASTAPSLTLTGRKKQPDQLQTADGWAKFTGGFFFGGISGVIWAYFLLYVLDLPYYIK; encoded by the exons ATGGCAGCTTCTTCTCCAATGGCGATTCAACTCAAGTCCACCTTCACTAGGACTCTCGTCTCACCCAAGGGTCTCTCTTCCTCTTCTCCACTCCCTCTCTTCCCTTCCAGAAGGCACTCTACCTTCACCGTTAAGGCCATCCAATCAGAGAAG CCAACGTATCAAGTGATTCAGCCCATCAACGGTGACCCATTCATCGGAAGTCTCGAGACGCCGGTAACATCCAGCCCATTGATCGCCTGGTACCTGTCCAACCTCCCTGCTTACAGGACCGCAGTGAGCCCACTCCTCAGAGGCATCGAAGTGGGCCTGGCCCACGGCTACCTCCTCGTCGGCCCATTCGTGAAGGCCGGGCCTCTCAGGAACACCGAGTACGCCGGCGCAGCGGGCTCGCTCGCGGCTGGTGGGCTTGTGGTGATTCTCAGCATCGTCCTTACTATCTATGGGATCTCATCGTTCAACGAGGGAGACGCATCCACGGCCCCTTCCCTGACCTTAACGGGCCGCAAGAAGCAGCCCGATCAGCTCCAGACCGCTGATGGATGGGCCAAGTTCACCGGGGGCTTCTTCTTCGGAGGCATTTCGGGTGTTATTTGGGCCTACTTCCTCCTCTATGTCTTGGACCTTCCTTACTACATCAAGTGA
- the LOC114185940 gene encoding tyrosine-protein phosphatase DSP3 isoform X2, producing the protein MLCFLMFSVKLKYEVANWCRYLCPEPYPEENLEFLRSQNIRLFQFAIEGKTDISTPILKDSVMDALKVLIDVRNHPVLIHCKRGKHRTGCLVGCLRKLQNWCLSSVFEEYQRFAGAKSRTMDLTFIEMFDILSLSQCLYSIIYQYHGYGSKKRRLLYKDENLQKPRLTSF; encoded by the exons atgttgtgttttttaatgtttagcGTGAAACTTAAATACGAGGTTGCGAATTGGTGCAGATACCTGTGCCCTGAGCCTTATCCTGAGGAAAATCTAGAGTTCCTTCGGTCGCAGAATATTCGGCTCTTTCAATTTGCAATTGAGGGGAAAAcg GATATTTCTACCCCTATTCTGAAGGATTCTGTCATGGATGCACTGAAAGTTCTAATTG ATGTGAGAAATCACCCTGTTTTGATCCACTGCAAGCGAGGAAAG CATAGAACTGGTTGCCTTGTTGGTTGCTTGCGAAAATTACAGAATTGGTGTTTGTCTTCTGTATTTGAGGAGTACCAACGATTTGCTGGTGCTAAATCCAGGACAATGGACTTAACATTTATAGAAATGTTTGACATTCTAAGCCTGAGCCAGTGCCTTTACAGCATAATCTACCAGTACCATGGATATGGTTCAAAAAAGCGTCGGTTGTTGTACAAAGATGAGAATTTACAGAAGCCCCGATTGACATCATTTTAG